The segment aagaccagcctggccaacatatcctgtctctattaaaaatacaaaaatgaggccgggcgcggtggctcacacctgtaatcccagcactttgggaggccgaggcaggcagatcacaaggtcaggagatcgaggccatcctggctaacatggtgaaatcccgtctttaataaaaatacaaaaaattagccaggtgtggtggtggcgggcgcctgtagtcccagctacttgggaggctgaggcaggagtatggcatgaacctgggaggcagagcttgcagtgagctgagatcaccactgcactccagcctgggcaacagagtgagactctgtctcacaaaaaaaaaaaacattagccaggagtggtagcaagtgcctgtaatcccagctactcaagaggcagagatgggaggatcatttgagttcaggaggttgaggctgcagtgagctataatcgcaccactgcactccagcctgggcaacagagtgagaccctgtctccaaaaataataataattattaaatatattaattagatttatatatataatatatataaacatatatatacagcaACTGTTGAAATGGTCCTAGTGAGAGGCCTACTGAGAGGTTAGAGGCCTGAACAactactactgctgctgctgctgctattactattaatagcagctaacatttattatgcATCAAGTACTATAATAAAAATCTTCTCCTTTCTGCCCGTGGACGCTGCCGAAGAAGCATCGTTAAAGTCTCTCTTCACCCTGCCGTCATGTCTAAGTCAGAGTCTCCTAAAGAGCCCGAACAGCTGAGGAAGCTCTTCATTGGAGGGTTGAGCTTTGAAACAACCGATGAGAGCCTGAGGAGCCATTCTGAGCAAGGGGGAATGCTCACAGACTGTGTGGTAATGAGAGATCCAAACACCAAGTGCTCCACgggctttgggtttgtcacatatgccACTGTGAAGGAGGTGGAGGCAGCTATGAATGCAAGGCCACACAAGGTGGATGGAAGAGTCGTGGAACCAAAGAGAGCTGTCTCGAGAGAAGATTCTCAAAGACCAGGTGCCCACTTAACTGTGAAAAAGACATTTGTTGGTGGCATTAaagaagacactgaagaacatcaccTAAGAGATTATTTTGAACAGTATGGAAAAATTGAAGTGATTGAAATCATGACTGACCGAGGCAGTGGCAAGAAAAGGGGCTTTGCCTTTGTAACCTTTGACGACCATGACTCCGTGGATAAGACGGTCATTCAGAAATACCACACCGTGAATGGCCACAACTGTGAAGTTAGAAAAGCCCTGTCAAAGCAAGAGATGACTAGTGCTTCATCTAGCCAAAGAGGTCGAAGTGGTTCTGGAAACtttggtggtggttgtggagGTGGTTTCAGTGGGAATGACAACTTTGGTCATGGAAGAAACTTCAGTGGTCGTGGTGGCTTTGGTGGCAGCCGTGGTGGTGGTGGATATGATGGCAGTGGGGATGGCTATAATGGATTTGGTAATGATGGAAGCCATTTTGGAGGTGGTGGAAGCTACAATGATTTTGGCAATTACAACAATCAGTCTTCAAATTTTGGACCCGTGAAGGGAGGAAATTTTGGAGGCAGAAGCTCTGGCCCCTATGGCGGTGGAGGCCAATACTTTGCAAAACCACGAAACCAAGGTGGCTATGGCGGTTCCAGCAGTAGCAGTAGCTATGGCAGTGGCAGAAGattttaattaggaaacaaagcttagcaggagaggagagccagagaaGTGACAGGGAAGCTACAGGTTACAACAGATTTGTGAactcagccaagcacagtggtggcAGGGCCTAGCTGCTACAAAGAAGACATGTTTTAGACAAATACTCATGTGTATGGGCAAAAAACTCGAGGACTGTATTTGTGACTAATTGTATAACaggttattttagtttctgttctgtggaaagtgtaaagcattccaacaaagggttttaatgtagattttttttttgcacccaTGCTGTTGATTGCTAAATGTAATAGACTGATCGTGAcgctgaataaatgtctttttttttttaatgtgctgtgtAAAGTTAGTCTACTCTGAAGCCATCTTGGTAAATTTCCCCAACAGTGTGAAGTTAGAATTCCTTCAGGGTGATGCCAGGTTCTATTTGGAATTTATATACAACCTGCTTGGGTGGAGAAGCCATTGTCTTCGGAAACCTTGGTGTAGCTGAATTGATAGTTACTGTTGTGACCTGAAGTTCACCATTAAAAGGGATTACCCAAGCAAAATCATGGAATTATTGGTTATAAAAGTGATTGTTGGCACATCCTATGCAATATATCTAAATTGAATAATGGTACCAGATAAAATTATAGATGGGAATGAAGCTTGTGTATCATCCATTATCATGTGTAATCAATAAACGATTTaattctctggaaaaaaaatcttctgtgTATCtgctcatttaatcctaacaattcttcttaaaaacttttaattttgaaattatagaCTCACGGGAAGTTGCAAAAAAAACTGCCAACAGGTCTCATGtaccctttgcccattttccctCAATGGGAACACCTTGAATAACTACAGTAAAATATCAagaccaggaaattgacattgctACAGTCTACAAAGTTTACTCAGATCTAACCAGTTTTACAAGCACtcatgtatacgtgtgtgtatagctctatgcaattttatcacatATGTAGACTCATGTAATTAccatcacaatcaagatacagaactgttCTGTCACCAAGACACTCTTGTACTCCCACCCACTCCCCTCTCCTTGATACCTAAACCatggcaaccattaatctgttctctatctctttatttttagtatttcaagaatgttatataaatggaatcatggaatatgcaattttgagatttttttcacttGAGACCCATTCAAGTTGTTACATTTTATTAAcagtccattcctttttattgctgcatagcagTCCATGATATAGATGCACTATAGTCTATTTAACTAACCTGTTGAAGAACATTtaggtttccagtttttggctattaggaATAAAGATGCTATGAGAATTCACACAAGTTTTTATATGAATGTAAGTTTCAGTTTCTCTGGAACAAATGCCCAAGACTGCAATTGTTGGCTTGTATAACTCTATTTCTAAAGATAAGGACACTGAGATGTAAATAGTGGAGCTAGGATTCTAATCTAGATAGTTGCCTCTAGGCCCTAACTACTCTTCATAATATTTCTAGCAGCTACAGAAATTGAGAGAAGTAAATGGAATCAAAGAAAGAGTAAGAAGGTAAAGTCAACAGAACCTAGCATTGCTCAGATGAAGCGTAAGTGTTAAAGATAGATAACATCAGGGTTCCAGCTCCAGCAGGTTAGAAAGATGACAAAAGGGAAAACATGAATTCACTTTTAAACATATTATAGTTGAAGGACCTGTAGCTCATCTTCATCTAGCAGGCAATTACATGTATAGAATAGGAACTAAAGTTCAAGGGAAAGCTCTGGATTAGAGACACAGATTGAGAACCATCATATTTGGAtgctaattaaataaaaaaatcacagagtAACAAAGCATAAAATGAGAGAAGATTCAGAACCTTAAGGAACAGAAACATTTGAGTCTTAAGTTTTATATTCATTTCCCCTAGTATTTTCCATAAATAGCAGATACTGTGAAATACTGAAAATTCAAATTAACTTTAGATTTTATAAAAGCccttcatgttttcttttctttttttttttcttttttttttttctttggagacagagtctcacttcatcgcccaggctggagtgcacacaatcttggctcactgcaacctccacttcctaggttcaagcaattttcctgcctcagccattccagtagctggcactacaggtgtgcaccaccgtgcccagctaacttttgtatttttagtagagacagggtttcaccatgttggccaggctggtctcgaaatcctgacctcaagtgatctgctcatctCGGCCTCAagagatgctgggattacaggcgtgagccactgtgcccagccactatGTTTTCTATTTGAGTCTTACAGTCACCCTATAATGTAGAAAGGACAGTAGTATACTCTCTCCCATCCCCACAccctttttcatttaaaaagtataaactaataaataaataaaaaaagaacgaATACACAGATTAAAAAGCCCCAATACAAAAGAATATGGAAAAAGTATAACTTTCAGTACCTGCTCAGTATCTAACTTGCCTCTCTcatccattttatatataatatggaaaggaatttaaGGAGGTTAATTGGCAAGTCTTAGTAGCTAACAAGTCTATATTAATTAAGAATCAGGGAGACTGTTTTCACAAGATAGTGCCGAAGACGAAAAAGGAAGCTCCTACCCCTCTTAAAGCAGAAGCCAAAGCAAAGGCTTTGAAGGCCAAGAAAGCAGTGCTGAAAGGCTGAAAGTAGTCATAAAATATGGTAAGTGGcatcaaacacatacacaaaaaaagaaGATCCGCAAGTCACCCACGTCCCGGTGGCCCAAGGCACTGCAGCCCCACAGGCAGCCCAAATATCCTTGTAAGATAGCAGGATACAAGGAGAAAGAAGCTTGACCACTATACCATCATCAAGTTCCTGCTGACCAGAGTTCACCATGAAGAAGATAGAAGACAACAACATACTTGTGTTCATTGTGGATGTTAAAGCCAACAAGCACCAGGTCAAATGGGCTACAAAGAAGCTCCGTAACAttgatgagccaagatcaagaCCCTGATCGGACCTGATGAAGAGAAGAAGGCTTATGTTTGACTGGCTCCTGATTATGATGCTTTGGAGGTTGTCAACAAAATTGGGATCATCTAAACTGAGTTCGGCTGGCTAATTCTAAGTATATATATTAGTATCttctcaccagaaaaaaaaaaagaatcaagcactATCAACAGTTAAGTATTCAAAATGACAAAGGTGATGGATAAATTTGATTCCAACACTGTTTGAAGTTTCATGTgtcaaaataagacaaaacagaTATTCTGTAAACCATGCGTTGCCATTCAATAAATTGATGCCACTTACCATATTTTATGACCACTTTTTTGGCAGTTATATTTCAAACCTAGAAAGTACTATAATTCTATAAATAATCAAAGTCACACCtcttaatatattacataattgaATTTTTACGcttttctctaaaattaaaatctaCTCATgctttttctcagatttgtctcCATGGCAGCCAGATACCCAAACAGAAAGTCTAGAATTCACAAAGATGAACCATAAGTTTCTAAACTGGACCCAAGTCAAGGTAAACATATTTGCAATGCCAACTTTTAGTATATATTACTGAGTGAATGTTAATGCAAAGATTAATGCATATATTCATCATATAGCATTATCAGAAAAGGACCTTGAATTACTCCAACtcttattttccaattttagTTTAATTCTAGAACTAGATAGCTTTCAGGGACAGTAAGAGAATAGGATATAAATGTCTATACAAATTAGCACAGGTCTGAATCATGAAATAAATTAGTTTGATTTATGGAAAGCAGCTAAGTGCCAAGTAAGAACTAATCCAAACCAAAACATTCAGCACAATTTTCATTTCTGGCAACTCCAGCTCCCGGCTAGAAAAACTATCCTAGCTatgacaggctgggtgcagtggctcacgcctgtaatcccagcacttatggaagccgaggcaggcggatcacctgatgtccagagttcgagaccagcctgaccaacttggagaaatcccgtctctactaaaaaaaatgcaaaattagccgggcgtggtggcacatgcctgtaatcccagctactccagaggctggggcaggaaaatggcttgaacccgggaggcagaggttgctgtgagcccagatcacgccactgcactccagccagggcaacaaaagtgaaactccgtctcaaaaaaagaaaaaaaaagctatcctAGCTATGACATGAAATGGTGACAATTTATTGAGCTATACAAGTATTAGTAAATTAGTAGATTTGGCAGCCTTTTCTCTAAAGCTAAAACTACTGTTACTGCTTCATACCACAAGTGCTAGAGCCTTGAATTAGACCAAGGCACTTCCACTCTGAAGTGGAAGCCAGTGGTGAACCAAATAATCAAGGGAATTTGTTTCCAAAATACATCTACCCCCTTCACACTCCTCCCATCCGAAAAATTCTGAAGGGAAGTGGAGATGATATAAGTGatatgtgtatgcctttttaaaaactcctAAATAGTTTTGAGGTATCTATTTCCAACTCCATGAAGAATTCTTAAATTAGGTCCAAACTTTTTCAAAACACTGTATCTATCACAGGCTTAAGGAGCAGAGCTACAAAGTGACAAGGGCTCAACAGAAGGCTAGGAAGGTAAGGAGCTGTACTCGGAACAGATGTAAGCTACTTTCAGAGCTTTCTGTGCTGGCTCCCTCCAGAATCCACTACATTTTAGTCAGTGATAAATGTTCAGTTCCACATCCCAAGAAAAGAACATAGGCTACTGACCAAATAAAGTGTAAAAAGAAGCAATTCTGGAaatcaaaaaaaagataataagccACAGACGATGACAGACAAAAAAATCTTCTGTTCTGGCTTTAAAAGAACAGTAACTCGGAACAAGGATctctaagggggaaaaaaaagaacaatacaaAGTACTGGTGTGATAACTAGTTTCGAAACTTCTGCCcatattttatcagtttttcaCTATGTAGCATTGGTTTTTCTATAAGACTCAGTCAAGCTGAAAATTTCAATCATTCTAGAACTTAATAAACTACTACAAGATGCCAAAACTGTATTGCAAATAATCAAACTTAAATCTGAATTGCATGTCAAGACAGTTAAAGGGCCGGGCTAAAAAACACACTTTCAAGGCCTATTTTAGGGCAAACAATTAAACTCCTTTACAATCATTGTTTCAAATTCCTTATAAACAGCTCCAATACTGAAATGTTTCATCAGAGAGAACTTCTACAACGTATAAACGATCATCTAACCACACTATATGCTAATTTGGACTAGTGTTTCTTTAGCTACTTGGTAATTTCCTACTCGATACTCAACTTACTGCATTCTACAATGACACCTACTGGCCATTCAAAATCAGCCATTAGTTCTCTAAGACAGCTCTAGTAGGCTGGTTACATAAGAagaaacacactcacacacacacacacacacacaaacacacacacgcataaaagcaacacacacacacgcataaaAGCAAAGATTTAACTGGTACTCAAAACACTACAGAATTCCACCTAAAATAGAACCAGAAATTTTCTTTGTGACTGAGATTGCATTATTcttggaaaaggagaaaagacaaagaacaaaacaccaaacatcaataaaaatttttatctaAAGCACTGACAAATGTCTCAGTACTGAGAACATCTGGGAACAAACAACTTTAATGATGCACCTCTTTCCCAattaaatttttgagaaaaaatgaaattttgattTAGGTTCATatataggaatataaattatcattaatagaaaaaaatcacatcttaTAAAGTTTTTCTGACATGCAGTACCGaaataaatttaggaaaattGTAGAGTTGCTGACACTACATTAGACCTTATCTCCTAAGCTAAAGGCAATATTTCAAACACCttacattttagaaatttataacacttcttttaaaatcattttccagTGCTTCTCTCAAAATTGTTTTTCAATGAGCTACAAAATCAAGTTTTTATGTCGTTTGCCCTTCCATAACACATACTGAATAGAATTCCTATTTTAATTCTACATTTTATTGGGGAAACaatgaattataaaatttttaaataagataatttaattatatctataaatatattttgcctCTGTCCGAGAGGTTCAGAGTCCACTTTTTAAAcctaataaataattcataagtaGCTTCTCAGACTTGCTTACAGAACAAACTACTTAAAAGTTGACTTTTttctgccgggcacggtggctcacgcctgtaatcccagcactttgggaggccgaggcgggcggatcacctgacgtccggagttcaagaccagcctgaccaacatggagaaaccccgtatctactaaaaacacaaaattagccgggcgtggtggcgcatgcctgtaatcccagctactccggaggctggggcaggagaatggcttgaacccgggaggcggaggttgctgtgagccgagatcgcgccattgcactccagcctgggcaacaacagcgaaactccgtctcaaaaaaaaaaaaaaaaaaaaaaaaagtttatttttttccccatattcAGACCACCACCTTATTTGCACAGTCCCTAACTTCCACAATATCCTGGGGGGAGGAAGGGATCTACCAACTAATTTTCTAGTCATTTTCCAACTTACACTTAGCTCCTACTGTAAATTTTTAAAGGATTCCCCACTTTTCTGaagatctttaaaaaatgttgtcaGCCTTGACCCTCAAATAAATTCACGAACTACAAAACATGAACCTGGCCACATTCATCGCAAACTAGTATCTGTCAAGTCCATATTTGGGATAAGCTCTTCGTGACTACTCTATCCTCCATGCTACCACCCTTCGCCTAGAGAACCTGCCAATGTAAATGGCACTCAAGCCAATGAAAGAAGTGTTCTAACACATTAATAGGTTGCAAGACCTCCTCTCCCAGGAGGGACAACCTAGTTGTTTGGGTAAATAACAGCCAAAGATTACATAATGTACAGCAATAATGAGTATTCAGAATCTGACCgccagtaaatatttttcttctccgCTCCCCCTCAACACCCCCAGGAAATGGCCCTAAGAAGCAATCACTGGATTTCTCTTAACTGTCTTCAATGCCGTGTCCTTTTCTCGCCTGGGGCTTTGTGCAAGGAATCCCTTCAGCCCTCACGACACCGCCTTGCTCccgcctctcctccctctctgctgGCGCCACCGCAGCCCCCACGCCCTAGGTGGGCCCCCACGTCGCCCCACAAGGCTCGgcttccacccgcctcggctgcCGCCTTCTCCTCCTCACGACCCTCCCAAGATGCTACCTGGTTTACGAGAGGTTCCGGGACCACCAACACACCGGCTACCGCCTTTCCAGACCACCCTCGCCAGCTCCCGTCTGTAGTTTCCGCGGCCGAAGGAGAAGAAAACCCCTCTTCATCTAGCACTTTGCCTCCCCCAAAGACAGCACCGCCGCCTACCTGTCACCCTGCTGTCTCCAGCTTCCTACCGCCACCGCCTCCCGCAGCAGCCTGCCAACTGCAGCGCAACAACCAACCCTCTCATTGGGTGAGAGCACGCGCTCAACAACAGCCTCCCTTATTGGCTGCAGTATGCCGGCAGCCCCGCCCTGTGCGCGGTGTCTAAGGATTCCGTCCCCAAGCAAGGACAACATATTATCTTCCCCGCCCTTCTCTTTTCTACAGTATCTGTTACCTCAGTCAGATTGAGGATGCACATATATTGGGAAAATAATCGACTTCCAGCGTGCCTCATGTAGTCTCTACCTGATTCAGGAATCTCTAACCCAGTATCGGAACGTTAAGCGGCTTCTCCGCTTTCCCGCCGTGAGAAACTCGAGGTGACAACCTCCGTTTCCGGTTGGCTCCGGTTGCAGAGTTGAGTGTCCTGAGAGGTCAGATTGCTGTCAGGTAAATTAGGGAGTTGGTGGGAGGCCCGTTGATTAGGATTAAGAGCTAGACTCTATTCTGGGGAGTGCAGAAAAGGAGAGACTAAATGGAGAAGGatgggaggctgggagggagaTCAAAGAACTAGCAGGCGAGAACTAATGAAGTCCTAGTTTAGAGTTGGGGTAGGAAGAGGTGGTTGGAGGATTCAGTGATCATCACTGTAGTTGTTAAATCCAGGTGCTTGTTCCCGCTTCTGCCACACgcaaaattgtctttgtttgcctTTGGATCGCAAAGGCAGAAGAACAGCATCACTAAAAGTAATAacagttcatttgttttttatttcctaatattCATATAATCACAGTTTTTAATACGAGGAAGTTAAGATATATACTTCATAGTCTTCGGTAAACTAAAATTGCATGTAGTGGAAGTAGCATTatcttcttatttctttcttaggGAAAGGATACCAGCACATTTTCTTAGAGCCAGCTTCCTTTAGTGGAGGTTGATCTTCATCAGACTTTTAGATTCACTTCAGACATagatagcttttaaaatttttggttgcatgttttttctttatttaactaATTTCCTTACTGTTATTATTTGAGCTGCTCTGAAACGGAAATAACCACCATTTTTCAGTCCTCAGCACAATTTAagtcaatttttctatttttattttttattgtcaagTATATATACAGAAGGGTgtataaaacatacattttaaaaaattataactaaCAGAAGCAGACACTCCTGTATCCACCTCTTAGATTAGAAAATAAAGCATTGCCAATAACTTAGAACATGCAGTCTTAACAGGGGTGATTTTACATTTCAAGGGGTTGAAAATTGGTGGGGCCGGGGTCGGAATCTTAGTTACTACAATgatttgtgtccctccaaagggcCACAGTATATAAACAgttatacagtatatatgtagTGATAAATTTTCATGGCGGGGGGCGTGATTAGGAATAAAATGTCTAGAAAGGTTCCTTACAGGGACAATAGTTAAAAATTGGTTGAAAAACACTGCCTTAGAATCTCCCAGTATGTTTCTGTGATTCCATCTCCTCCACCAAGAGGTAACCATTATCCTGACTTGTGCTAAGCACTCACttgttttactttaatttttccgTCTATGATGAATTCCTAAAAAATGAATTGTTAGGCATTTCAATCTATATAAATGGGTTCAGAgtgcatgtgtatttttttctgactcaCCCCTTGCTCATTATCCATATTTGTGGAGATTCAATCACACTTTTGCATGTAGTTTTTTGTTGTATAATATTCTACAGTGTGACTATACCATAATCCCTTCTGTtgttattggacatttgggttgtttacagTTGGGAGATAGAATAAACAATGTGGCTATaaagattcttttaaaaacatatttcttaggctgggcacggtggctcacgcctgtaatcccaacactttgggtggccgaggcaggcagataatgaggtccggagatcgagaccattctgaccaacatggtgaaacccagtctctactaaaagtacaaaaaattagccgggtgtggtggtgcacgcctgtaatcccagctactcgggaggctgaggcaggagaatcactagaacctg is part of the Pan paniscus chromosome 13, NHGRI_mPanPan1-v2.0_pri, whole genome shotgun sequence genome and harbors:
- the LOC106635036 gene encoding heterogeneous nuclear ribonucleoprotein A1-like, which gives rise to MSKSESPKEPEQLRKLFIGGLSFETTDESLRSHSEQGGMLTDCVVMRDPNTKCSTGFGFVTYATVKEVEAAMNARPHKVDGRVVEPKRAVSREDSQRPGAHLTVKKTFVGGIKEDTEEHHLRDYFEQYGKIEVIEIMTDRGSGKKRGFAFVTFDDHDSVDKTVIQKYHTVNGHNCEVRKALSKQEMTSASSSQRGRSGSGNFGGGCGGGFSGNDNFGHGRNFSGRGGFGGSRGGGGYDGSGDGYNGFGNDGSHFGGGGSYNDFGNYNNQSSNFGPVKGGNFGGRSSGPYGGGGQYFAKPRNQGGYGGSSSSSSYGSGRRF